A DNA window from Amycolatopsis sp. DSM 110486 contains the following coding sequences:
- the cofD gene encoding 2-phospho-L-lactate transferase, whose translation MKIVVLVGGVGGARFLLGVKTALGMPAIGEPESPSPHEVTALVNTGDDVWMHGLRICPDLDTCMYTLGGGIDTERGWGHAGETWVVKEELAAYGAEPTWFGLGDKDIATHLIRSRMLRAGYPLSAVTDALCDRWRPGVRLLPMSDDRVETHVVIDDPDQPEQQKAIHFQEWWVRYRADRPAHSIVSVGAEEAKPGPGVLEALGEADLILFAPSNPVVSVGTTLGVPGVREALRKSKAKVVGISPIIGGKALRGMADACLTAIGVETSAEAVGLHYGARSDGGVLDGWLVAEEDHDVTVPGVAVRAVPLLMSDVDATAAMVRAAFDVAGVSGV comes from the coding sequence GTGAAGATCGTCGTACTGGTCGGTGGAGTCGGTGGCGCGCGCTTCCTGCTCGGCGTGAAGACCGCACTCGGGATGCCCGCGATCGGCGAGCCGGAGAGCCCGTCACCGCACGAGGTCACGGCGCTGGTGAACACCGGCGACGACGTGTGGATGCACGGCCTGCGCATCTGCCCCGACCTCGACACCTGCATGTACACCCTCGGCGGTGGCATCGACACCGAACGCGGCTGGGGCCACGCGGGCGAGACGTGGGTCGTCAAGGAGGAACTCGCCGCGTACGGCGCGGAGCCGACGTGGTTCGGGCTGGGCGACAAGGACATCGCGACGCACTTGATCCGCTCGCGGATGCTGCGCGCGGGCTACCCGCTCTCGGCCGTCACCGACGCGCTGTGCGACCGCTGGCGCCCGGGCGTGCGGCTGCTGCCGATGTCGGACGACCGCGTGGAGACCCACGTCGTGATCGACGACCCCGACCAGCCGGAGCAGCAGAAGGCGATCCACTTCCAGGAGTGGTGGGTGCGCTACCGGGCCGACCGGCCGGCGCACTCGATCGTTTCGGTCGGCGCCGAGGAGGCCAAGCCCGGGCCGGGGGTGCTCGAGGCGCTGGGCGAGGCCGACCTGATCCTGTTCGCGCCGTCGAACCCGGTGGTGAGCGTCGGCACGACGCTCGGGGTGCCGGGCGTGCGCGAAGCGCTGCGCAAGTCGAAGGCCAAGGTCGTGGGCATCTCGCCGATCATCGGTGGCAAGGCGCTGCGCGGCATGGCCGACGCGTGCCTCACGGCGATCGGCGTGGAGACCTCCGCCGAGGCCGTCGGCCTGCACTACGGCGCTCGCTCCGACGGCGGGGTGCTGGACGGCTGGCTCGTCGCCGAGGAGGACCACGATGTGACGGTGCCGGGCGTGGCCGTGCGCGCGGTGCCGCTGCTGATGTCCGATGTGGACGCGACCGCCGCGATGGTGCGGGCGGCCTTCGACGTTGCGGGAGTTTCCGGTGTCTGA
- a CDS encoding N-acetyltransferase translates to MNDSEKLELVCAQAWQPVVDEPLGDWRLRWAGGFTGRANSALAVGNPGRSVAVALKAVCDFAHDRGIPPVVQVIQDSGTEREVAAAGWREWTKHAAGYQVSVLVGPLPAGPAQDAEVLDEPTPAWWELAADNPSPGTAERHVLSTGKVGYGVVDVDGVTAGAVRGAIVDGWLHVSRLAVRPEFRRRGLASALMFALAGWGRAHGAERWVLQVAVGNEGALKLYSALGCTEHHRYRYWGPGASACEDPQS, encoded by the coding sequence GTGAACGACTCGGAAAAGCTCGAACTCGTGTGTGCGCAGGCCTGGCAGCCGGTGGTCGACGAACCCCTCGGCGACTGGCGCCTGCGCTGGGCCGGCGGCTTCACCGGGCGCGCCAACAGCGCACTCGCCGTGGGCAACCCCGGCCGGAGCGTGGCCGTCGCGTTGAAGGCCGTCTGTGACTTCGCCCACGATCGGGGGATCCCACCGGTCGTCCAGGTGATCCAGGACAGCGGCACCGAGCGTGAGGTGGCGGCCGCCGGCTGGCGCGAGTGGACCAAGCACGCCGCGGGCTACCAGGTGTCGGTGCTCGTCGGGCCGCTGCCGGCCGGGCCCGCGCAGGACGCCGAGGTCCTCGACGAGCCGACGCCGGCGTGGTGGGAGCTGGCCGCGGACAACCCGTCACCGGGCACGGCCGAACGCCACGTGCTGAGCACGGGCAAGGTGGGTTATGGCGTGGTTGACGTGGACGGCGTCACCGCCGGAGCTGTGCGCGGTGCCATCGTGGACGGGTGGCTGCACGTGTCGCGGCTGGCCGTGCGGCCGGAGTTCCGCCGGCGTGGGCTCGCGTCGGCGCTCATGTTCGCGCTGGCCGGCTGGGGCCGCGCGCACGGTGCGGAGAGGTGGGTGTTGCAGGTGGCCGTGGGCAACGAAGGCGCGTTGAAGCTGTATTCCGCGCTCGGCTGTACGGAGCACCACAGGTACCGCTACTGGGGCCCCGGTGCCTCCGCGTGCGAGGATCCGCAGTCGTGA
- the fdxA gene encoding ferredoxin: protein MTYVIAEPCVDVLDKACIDECPVDCIYEGERMLYIHPDECVDCGACEPVCPVEAIYYEDDVPDNWSDYTKANVDFFDTLGSPGGASKVGKTSHDPAFIKALPPQGE, encoded by the coding sequence GTGACCTACGTGATCGCCGAGCCCTGCGTCGACGTGCTCGACAAGGCGTGTATCGACGAGTGCCCCGTGGACTGCATCTACGAGGGCGAGCGGATGCTGTACATCCACCCCGACGAGTGCGTCGACTGCGGCGCCTGCGAACCGGTCTGCCCGGTCGAGGCGATCTACTACGAGGACGACGTCCCCGACAACTGGTCCGACTACACCAAGGCCAACGTCGACTTCTTCGACACGCTGGGCTCGCCCGGCGGTGCCTCCAAGGTCGGCAAGACCAGCCACGACCCCGCCTTCATCAAGGCGCTGCCCCCGCAGGGCGAATGA
- the dapC gene encoding succinyldiaminopimelate transaminase: MTTRPLPDFPWDSLAEVKARAQAHPGGIVDLSVGTPVDPVPAGIRDALASVSEIPGYPATHGTPALRTTAVEALGRRYGVEGLEPDAVLPTIGSKEAVAWLPRLLGLGQGDTVVIPELAYPTYEVGALLAGADVIRADGLTQLGPQRPAMIWLNSPSNPTGKVLGVEHLRKVVEWARERDVIVASDECYLSLGWDAEPVSVLHPSVHGGRLDGLLAVHSLSKSANLASYRAGFIAGDPRLVKQLLEIRKHAGMIVPRPVQEAMVAGLTDDEAVAAQRERYLRRRLVLRKALQDNGFEISHSEAGLYLWSTRGEPALDTVAWLAERGILVAPGTFYGPAGGNHVRVALTATDERIDTAAERLNS; encoded by the coding sequence ATGACGACCCGCCCCCTGCCCGACTTCCCCTGGGATTCGCTCGCCGAGGTCAAGGCCCGCGCGCAGGCGCATCCCGGTGGGATCGTCGACCTCTCCGTCGGCACGCCCGTGGACCCGGTTCCGGCCGGGATCCGCGACGCGCTTGCGTCGGTCTCGGAGATCCCGGGCTACCCGGCCACCCACGGCACGCCCGCGCTGCGGACCACCGCGGTGGAGGCGCTGGGCCGGCGCTACGGCGTGGAGGGTCTGGAGCCCGACGCGGTGCTGCCGACGATCGGGTCGAAGGAAGCCGTGGCCTGGCTGCCGCGGCTGCTCGGCCTCGGTCAGGGCGACACCGTCGTGATCCCCGAGCTGGCGTACCCGACCTACGAGGTGGGTGCGCTGCTGGCGGGCGCCGACGTCATCCGCGCGGACGGGCTCACGCAGCTCGGTCCTCAGCGTCCGGCCATGATCTGGCTCAACTCGCCGTCGAACCCGACCGGCAAGGTGCTCGGGGTCGAGCACCTGCGCAAGGTTGTGGAGTGGGCGCGTGAGCGCGACGTGATCGTGGCGTCGGACGAGTGCTACCTCTCGCTCGGCTGGGACGCCGAGCCCGTGTCGGTGCTGCACCCGTCCGTCCACGGTGGACGGCTCGACGGGCTGCTGGCCGTGCACTCGCTGTCGAAGTCGGCGAACCTCGCGAGCTACCGCGCGGGCTTCATCGCCGGCGATCCCCGGCTGGTCAAGCAGCTGCTGGAGATCCGCAAGCATGCCGGGATGATCGTGCCGCGTCCGGTGCAGGAGGCCATGGTGGCCGGCCTGACCGACGACGAGGCCGTCGCCGCGCAGCGCGAGCGTTACCTGCGCCGTCGGCTCGTGTTGCGGAAAGCGTTGCAGGACAACGGTTTCGAGATCTCCCACTCCGAAGCCGGGCTGTATCTCTGGTCCACGCGCGGGGAACCGGCGCTGGACACCGTCGCGTGGCTGGCCGAGCGCGGCATCCTCGTGGCGCCGGGCACGTTCTACGGCCCGGCCGGCGGCAACCACGTGCGCGTGGCGCTGACCGCCACCGACGAGCGCATCGACACCGCCGCGGAGCGGTTGAACTCCTGA
- a CDS encoding TetR/AcrR family transcriptional regulator: MTATSRKGKAAETETALKEAAKRVFARKGYLNTKITDITAEAGRAAGSFYNHFAGKEELLEALLGDLAAAGDEEAAAEGHLSDFSDPEAVRWHVRQYWDFYKANAATMQALRQASMVHDGFASTLASFGVTQAADLTGHLERVTAAGYELPASTQLSIVMMYQLIDNFAQMWLTAPEPTGWTAPSDDEAVEALTRFVYRGFTGRDF; this comes from the coding sequence ATGACGGCGACGAGCCGCAAGGGGAAGGCCGCCGAGACGGAAACCGCGTTGAAGGAGGCGGCCAAGCGCGTGTTCGCGCGCAAGGGCTACCTGAACACGAAGATCACCGACATCACGGCGGAAGCCGGCCGCGCGGCGGGCTCGTTCTACAACCACTTCGCCGGCAAGGAGGAGCTGCTCGAAGCACTCCTGGGCGACCTGGCCGCGGCGGGCGACGAGGAGGCGGCCGCGGAGGGCCACCTGTCGGACTTCAGCGACCCCGAGGCCGTGCGCTGGCACGTGCGCCAGTACTGGGACTTCTACAAGGCCAACGCGGCCACGATGCAGGCGCTGCGCCAGGCGTCGATGGTCCACGACGGGTTCGCGAGCACCCTCGCGAGCTTCGGCGTCACACAAGCGGCCGACCTCACGGGACACCTCGAGCGCGTCACAGCCGCCGGTTACGAGCTGCCCGCGTCGACGCAGCTGAGCATCGTGATGATGTACCAGCTGATCGACAACTTCGCGCAGATGTGGCTCACCGCCCCGGAACCCACGGGCTGGACGGCGCCGAGCGACGACGAGGCCGTCGAGGCGCTCACGAGGTTCGTCTACCGGGGCTTCACGGGACGCGATTTCTGA
- a CDS encoding FAD-dependent monooxygenase, whose amino-acid sequence MDTTVLIAGAGPTGLTLAIELARRDVAVRLIDKASAFFNGSRGDGLQPRTLEVFEDLGVLDAVLAAGSPQYPMKVYLDGEFVQERWMSDTVEPTPAVPYPNIWFLGQSQTEGILRERLSSFGVQVELGVGLEGFTQSSSGVTASLSTGETVEAAYLVGADGGKSFVRKALGIPFEGTTDESIRMLLGDVQASGLSHDSSYWFAPASSPMSGVAFTPLAGTPHFQFGAPLGDGDLAVETSLPALQARLDSVSGGGIQLFDLAWSTVWRPNIRLAASFRVGRVFLAGDAAHVHPPTGGQGLNTGVQDAYNLGWKLASGSADLLDSYEPERRAVAARVLGISTALMEKYTDGDEDAHRRGSETQQLDVGYRGGPLAGAGAGSLRAGDRAPDAPLVDANGKSMRLFELFRGPHAAELVFGSGVVGSSEVPGYRILPAGSVASGPDLVDAGGHAYAAYEAAAGRRVLVRPDGYVWSITAW is encoded by the coding sequence ATGGACACCACAGTGCTGATCGCGGGAGCGGGCCCGACCGGCCTGACGCTGGCCATCGAACTGGCCCGGCGCGACGTCGCGGTCCGGCTCATCGACAAGGCGTCGGCGTTCTTCAACGGCTCCCGCGGCGACGGCCTGCAGCCCCGCACGCTGGAGGTTTTCGAGGACCTGGGTGTGCTCGACGCGGTGCTGGCCGCGGGCTCGCCGCAGTACCCGATGAAGGTCTACCTGGACGGCGAGTTCGTGCAGGAGCGCTGGATGAGCGACACCGTCGAGCCGACGCCCGCGGTGCCGTACCCGAACATCTGGTTCCTGGGGCAGTCGCAGACAGAGGGGATCCTGCGGGAGCGGCTGTCGTCGTTCGGGGTGCAGGTGGAGCTCGGGGTGGGGCTGGAGGGCTTCACGCAGTCTTCTTCGGGTGTGACGGCTTCGCTGTCGACGGGGGAGACGGTGGAGGCGGCGTACTTGGTCGGCGCCGACGGCGGCAAGAGCTTTGTGCGCAAGGCACTGGGGATTCCGTTCGAGGGCACAACTGATGAGTCGATCCGGATGTTGCTGGGGGACGTCCAGGCTTCGGGGCTTTCGCACGACTCGTCGTACTGGTTCGCGCCGGCTTCGTCGCCGATGAGCGGGGTGGCGTTCACGCCGCTGGCCGGTACCCCGCACTTCCAGTTCGGGGCGCCACTGGGGGATGGGGATCTGGCGGTGGAGACTTCGCTGCCGGCGTTGCAGGCGCGGCTGGACTCCGTGTCGGGCGGGGGGATTCAGCTGTTCGACCTGGCCTGGTCGACCGTGTGGCGGCCGAACATCCGCCTGGCTGCTTCCTTCCGCGTCGGGCGCGTGTTCTTGGCGGGCGACGCCGCGCACGTGCACCCGCCGACGGGCGGGCAGGGTCTGAACACCGGGGTCCAGGACGCGTACAACCTGGGATGGAAGCTGGCCTCCGGGTCCGCCGACTTGCTGGACAGCTACGAGCCCGAGCGGCGCGCGGTCGCGGCGCGGGTGCTGGGGATTTCGACGGCTTTGATGGAGAAATACACCGACGGGGATGAGGACGCGCATCGGCGGGGGTCGGAGACGCAGCAGCTGGATGTCGGGTACCGAGGTGGGCCGTTGGCTGGTGCTGGTGCCGGCTCGCTTCGGGCGGGGGACCGGGCTCCGGATGCACCGCTGGTGGATGCGAACGGCAAGTCGATGCGGCTGTTCGAGCTGTTCCGGGGGCCGCACGCTGCGGAGCTGGTTTTCGGTTCGGGTGTGGTGGGTTCGTCGGAGGTTCCGGGGTACCGGATCTTGCCCGCCGGGTCGGTGGCTTCGGGCCCGGACCTGGTGGACGCGGGCGGCCACGCTTACGCGGCTTACGAGGCCGCGGCGGGCCGCCGGGTGCTGGTTCGGCCGGACGGCTACGTCTGGTCGATCACGGCTTGGTGA
- a CDS encoding CHAD domain-containing protein — MTTESLPSSTRRRAPEPTTPAELGLPDEPAKAGPRDPAATHIRAKLDHELRELLAREPGTRSGADPEDLHQMRVALRRMRSVLKTSGALIGGSAEPVRVELGWLGQSLGEVRDYDVLIGHLREVIATFEVRDQPAGRRLVSKFVTERGAARRRLARALSSARYATLLQRIAQLTRTPDHELDPTPLGSGSLATDVRKPYRRLLKAVRALPSDPPDDDLHALRIYSKKLRYTAELACSSAKKKQAAALTDLVKATRKLQTVLGDHQDAVIAAEKVRSVLPGADSEVGFIAGRIAEHELLKRTEARAAWPAVWARIDKAAHAAL; from the coding sequence GTGACCACCGAATCGTTGCCCTCCTCGACCCGCCGCCGCGCACCTGAGCCGACGACCCCGGCCGAGCTCGGCCTGCCCGACGAGCCCGCGAAAGCCGGCCCCCGGGACCCGGCGGCCACCCACATCCGGGCCAAGCTGGACCACGAGCTGCGCGAGCTGCTGGCCCGCGAGCCCGGCACCCGCAGCGGCGCGGATCCCGAAGACCTGCACCAGATGCGCGTCGCCCTCCGGCGGATGCGCAGTGTGCTGAAGACCTCCGGAGCGCTCATCGGCGGCTCCGCCGAGCCCGTGCGCGTCGAGCTGGGCTGGCTCGGCCAGTCCCTCGGCGAGGTCCGCGACTACGACGTGCTGATCGGCCACCTGCGCGAGGTGATCGCCACCTTCGAGGTCCGCGACCAACCCGCGGGCCGTCGCCTGGTCTCGAAGTTCGTCACCGAACGCGGCGCCGCCCGCCGGCGGCTGGCGCGCGCCCTGTCGAGCGCCCGCTACGCCACGCTGTTGCAGCGCATCGCCCAGCTCACGCGCACGCCGGACCACGAGCTCGACCCCACGCCGCTCGGGTCGGGCAGCCTCGCCACCGACGTCCGCAAGCCCTACCGCCGCCTTCTCAAGGCCGTGCGCGCCCTGCCGTCCGACCCGCCGGACGACGACCTGCACGCCCTGCGCATCTACAGCAAGAAGCTGCGCTACACCGCCGAGCTGGCCTGCTCGTCGGCGAAGAAGAAGCAGGCCGCCGCCCTCACCGACCTGGTCAAGGCGACCCGCAAACTCCAAACCGTCCTCGGCGACCACCAGGACGCGGTGATCGCGGCCGAGAAGGTGCGCTCCGTCCTGCCCGGCGCCGACAGCGAGGTCGGCTTCATCGCGGGCCGGATTGCGGAACACGAACTGCTGAAGCGCACCGAGGCCCGGGCGGCTTGGCCGGCGGTGTGGGCCCGGATCGACAAGGCGGCTCACGCGGCTCTCTGA
- the dapD gene encoding 2,3,4,5-tetrahydropyridine-2,6-dicarboxylate N-succinyltransferase, with amino-acid sequence MSEQTPDPETTGAVGVGLATVASDGTVLDTWYPHPKLTGTSASGTERLSAAETTELLGDAAAALLGPDTDRGVEVVAVRVTIDSLATAPADAYDAYLRLHLLSHRLVQPHGQNLDGIFGKLANVVWTNHGPCPVEGFEQTRLRLRSRGAVTVYGVDKFPRMVDYVLPTGVRIADADRVRLGAHLASGTTVMHEGFVNFNAGTLGASMVEGRISAGVVVGDGSDVGGGASIMGTLSGGGKEVIGIGERCLIGANGGVGISLGDDSVIEAGLYITAGTKVVVDGKTVKAREISGISGALFRRNSATGAVEVVSRTGVGIELNEALHAN; translated from the coding sequence GTGAGCGAGCAGACCCCTGACCCCGAAACGACCGGCGCCGTCGGCGTCGGGCTGGCCACCGTCGCGTCCGACGGGACGGTGCTGGACACCTGGTACCCGCACCCGAAACTGACCGGCACCAGCGCCAGTGGCACCGAGCGGCTGTCGGCCGCCGAGACCACCGAGCTGCTCGGCGACGCCGCGGCAGCGCTGCTCGGGCCCGACACCGACCGCGGTGTCGAGGTCGTCGCGGTGCGCGTGACGATCGACAGCCTGGCCACGGCCCCGGCCGACGCGTACGACGCCTACCTGCGGCTGCACCTGCTGTCGCACCGGCTCGTGCAGCCCCACGGGCAGAACCTCGACGGCATCTTCGGCAAGCTGGCCAACGTCGTGTGGACGAACCACGGCCCGTGCCCCGTCGAGGGCTTCGAGCAGACCCGGCTGCGGCTGCGCAGCCGTGGCGCGGTGACCGTGTACGGCGTGGACAAGTTCCCGCGGATGGTCGACTACGTGCTGCCCACGGGCGTGCGCATCGCCGACGCCGACCGCGTGCGCTTGGGCGCGCACCTCGCGTCCGGCACGACCGTGATGCACGAGGGCTTCGTGAACTTCAACGCCGGCACGCTCGGCGCGTCCATGGTCGAGGGCCGCATCTCGGCGGGCGTGGTCGTGGGCGACGGCAGCGATGTCGGCGGCGGGGCGTCGATCATGGGCACGCTCTCGGGCGGCGGCAAGGAGGTCATCGGGATCGGCGAGCGCTGCCTGATCGGCGCCAACGGCGGCGTGGGGATCTCCCTCGGCGACGACTCCGTGATCGAGGCCGGGCTCTACATCACGGCCGGCACGAAGGTCGTCGTCGACGGCAAGACCGTGAAGGCCCGGGAGATCTCGGGTATTTCGGGTGCGCTCTTCCGGCGGAACTCGGCGACGGGTGCGGTGGAGGTCGTGTCGCGCACCGGCGTCGGGATCGAGCTGAACGAAGCGCTGCACGCGAACTGA
- the dapE gene encoding succinyl-diaminopimelate desuccinylase — translation MTSLDLRADPADLTATLVDAFSVSGEEGRLADAVQAALTEQAPHLEVVRNGDAVLARTNLGRGSRVILAGHLDTVPENANLPSHRTGSGDEELLHGLGSVDMKGGDAVFLHLAATLPEPKHDITFVFYDNEEVEAVKNGLGRIERELPEWLAGDLAVVGEPSNGTIEAGCQGTLRVEIRTSGTRAHTARAWMGENAIHALAEPLRRLAEYAPRVVDIDGLTYREGLQATKISGGVAGNVVPDAAVLTVNFRFAPDRNPTQAEAHVREVFHGYDATLTDLSPGALPGLSAPAAAELVAAAGGRAAAKLGWTDVARFAALGMPAVNFGPGNPSLAHTQQEHVHVAEIRQVADILRKFLS, via the coding sequence ATGACCTCGTTGGACCTGCGCGCCGACCCCGCCGACCTCACCGCCACCCTCGTCGACGCGTTCAGCGTCTCCGGCGAGGAGGGCCGGCTCGCCGACGCCGTGCAGGCCGCGCTCACCGAGCAGGCGCCGCACCTCGAGGTCGTCCGCAACGGCGACGCGGTGCTCGCGCGCACGAACCTCGGCCGCGGCTCGCGCGTGATCCTCGCCGGGCACCTCGACACCGTGCCGGAGAACGCCAACCTCCCGTCGCACCGCACCGGATCCGGCGACGAGGAGCTGCTCCACGGCCTCGGCTCCGTCGACATGAAGGGCGGCGACGCGGTGTTCCTGCACCTCGCCGCCACGCTGCCCGAACCGAAGCACGACATCACCTTCGTCTTCTACGACAACGAAGAGGTCGAAGCGGTCAAGAACGGCCTCGGCCGCATCGAGCGCGAGCTGCCCGAGTGGCTGGCCGGCGACCTGGCCGTGGTCGGCGAGCCCTCCAACGGCACGATCGAGGCCGGCTGCCAGGGCACGCTGCGCGTCGAGATCCGCACGAGCGGGACCCGCGCGCACACCGCCCGCGCGTGGATGGGCGAGAACGCGATCCACGCCTTGGCCGAGCCCCTGCGCCGGCTCGCCGAGTACGCGCCGCGCGTGGTCGACATCGACGGCCTCACCTACCGCGAGGGCCTGCAGGCCACGAAGATCTCCGGCGGCGTGGCCGGCAACGTCGTGCCCGACGCCGCCGTGCTCACGGTCAACTTCCGCTTCGCCCCGGACCGCAACCCCACGCAGGCGGAAGCCCACGTGCGTGAGGTCTTCCACGGCTACGACGCCACGCTCACGGACCTCTCGCCGGGCGCGTTGCCTGGTCTTTCGGCCCCGGCGGCCGCCGAGCTCGTGGCCGCCGCCGGTGGCCGCGCGGCCGCCAAGCTCGGCTGGACCGACGTCGCGCGCTTCGCGGCGCTGGGCATGCCGGCCGTCAACTTCGGCCCCGGCAACCCGAGCCTCGCGCACACGCAGCAGGAACACGTGCACGTGGCGGAGATCCGCCAGGTGGCCGACATCCTGCGCAAGTTCTTGAGCTGA
- a CDS encoding YceI family protein, with the protein MFGRKRSNGQRGGPVTFNADAGLLSVRVGDENGHPLPGTQMVMLHKRSQRQTKAVADEFGLAVSTLSAGTYAVSVSASGYQAQNSTVEVVSGDHTSLADLRLVPDDNRQLPDPGEWVLDPDHTAIRFIARHIGLCEVHGRFRSFQGSIVVGKQIEDSTVEVVIDAASIDTSAEKRDDHLRSPDFLDVRRFPQIRFHGHRFRRAPGDRWSIDGTLNLHGASRGVRLDAGYLGLRTWNGDRLGAIATTELHREDFTINWQQTLAKGLVMVGSTIEIKLDIQAVRA; encoded by the coding sequence GTGTTCGGGCGCAAGCGAAGCAACGGACAGCGTGGCGGGCCCGTGACGTTCAACGCCGATGCCGGACTCCTGAGTGTGCGGGTCGGTGACGAGAACGGCCACCCGCTCCCGGGCACGCAGATGGTGATGCTGCACAAGCGCAGCCAGCGTCAGACGAAGGCCGTCGCGGACGAGTTCGGCCTGGCAGTGAGCACCTTGTCGGCCGGGACATACGCGGTGTCCGTGAGCGCGAGCGGCTACCAGGCACAAAACAGCACCGTCGAGGTCGTGAGCGGCGACCACACCTCGCTCGCGGACCTGCGGCTCGTGCCGGACGACAACCGCCAGCTCCCCGACCCGGGCGAATGGGTGCTCGACCCCGACCACACGGCCATCCGGTTCATCGCGCGGCACATCGGGCTGTGCGAGGTCCACGGCCGGTTCCGCAGCTTCCAGGGCAGCATCGTCGTCGGCAAGCAGATCGAGGACTCCACCGTCGAGGTCGTGATCGACGCCGCGAGCATCGACACTTCGGCCGAGAAGCGCGACGACCACCTGCGGTCCCCGGACTTCCTCGACGTGCGCCGCTTCCCGCAGATCCGCTTCCACGGGCACCGGTTCCGCCGCGCGCCCGGCGACCGCTGGAGCATCGACGGCACGCTCAACCTGCACGGAGCCAGCCGCGGCGTGCGGCTGGACGCCGGCTACCTGGGCCTGCGGACGTGGAACGGCGACCGGCTCGGCGCCATCGCCACGACCGAGCTGCACCGCGAGGACTTCACGATCAACTGGCAGCAGACGCTGGCCAAAGGCCTGGTCATGGTCGGCTCGACGATCGAGATCAAGCTCGACATCCAGGCCGTTCGCGCTTAG
- a CDS encoding chitinase encodes MFGRKSRIFGAVVAAALALPLAGLTGTAGASVQADTCAAKSKPAGKVLQGYWENWDGAANGVHPGLGWVPITDARIKSHGYNVINAAFPVIRSDGTVLWEDGMDAGVKVATPADMCAAKASGATILMSIGGAAAGIDLSSSTVADKFVSTIVPILKKYNFDGIDIDIETGLTGSGNINSLSASQSNLIRIIDGVLAQMPSNFGLTMAPETAYVTGGSVTYGSIWGSYLPIIKKYADNGRLWWLNMQYYNGSMYGCSGDSYEAGTVQGFTTQTNCLANGLVVQGTTVKVPLDKQVPGLPAQSGAGGGYMAPNLVSQAYRAVSGVKGLMTWSINWDGSKNWTFGDNVRSLEGR; translated from the coding sequence ATGTTCGGTCGCAAGTCACGGATCTTCGGCGCGGTGGTGGCCGCTGCGCTCGCCCTGCCGCTGGCGGGGCTCACGGGAACCGCCGGGGCGTCGGTGCAGGCCGACACGTGCGCGGCGAAGTCGAAGCCCGCCGGGAAGGTGCTGCAGGGCTACTGGGAGAACTGGGACGGCGCAGCCAACGGCGTGCACCCGGGCCTCGGCTGGGTCCCGATCACCGACGCCCGCATCAAGTCCCACGGCTACAACGTGATCAACGCGGCCTTCCCCGTCATCCGGTCCGACGGCACGGTGCTGTGGGAAGACGGCATGGACGCCGGCGTGAAGGTGGCGACCCCGGCCGACATGTGCGCCGCCAAGGCCTCGGGCGCCACGATCCTGATGTCCATCGGCGGCGCGGCGGCGGGCATCGACCTGTCGTCGTCGACGGTGGCGGACAAGTTCGTGAGCACGATCGTGCCGATCCTCAAGAAGTACAACTTCGACGGAATCGACATCGACATCGAGACTGGTCTGACCGGCAGCGGGAACATCAACTCGCTCTCCGCTTCGCAGTCGAACCTCATCCGCATCATCGACGGCGTGCTCGCGCAGATGCCGTCGAACTTCGGCCTCACGATGGCGCCCGAAACCGCTTACGTGACCGGCGGCAGCGTCACCTACGGCTCGATCTGGGGCTCGTACCTGCCGATCATCAAGAAGTACGCCGACAACGGCCGCCTGTGGTGGCTGAACATGCAGTACTACAACGGCTCCATGTACGGCTGCTCCGGTGACTCCTACGAGGCCGGCACCGTGCAGGGCTTCACCACGCAGACCAACTGCCTCGCCAACGGCCTGGTCGTGCAGGGCACGACGGTGAAGGTGCCGCTCGACAAGCAGGTGCCCGGGCTACCGGCGCAGTCCGGCGCGGGCGGTGGGTACATGGCGCCGAACCTCGTCTCGCAGGCCTATCGTGCCGTTTCAGGCGTAAAGGGCCTGATGACCTGGTCCATCAACTGGGACGGCTCGAAGAACTGGACGTTCGGCGACAACGTCCGCTCGCTCGAAGGCCGCTGA